The Hahella sp. HNIBRBA332 genome window below encodes:
- the betA gene encoding choline dehydrogenase, protein MADKQFTNSFDYIIVGTGSAGCVLANRLSESGKFNVLALEAGRKDDTWKIHMPAALTFNLADDKYNWYYHTEPQAFMNNRRLYWPRGRVWGGGSALNAMVYIRGHALDYDRWEEEGAKGWAYKDVLPYFRKAETRERGGDAYRGNAGPLNVHTGDEKNPLFDAFIKAGMEAGYPYTEDMNGYQQEGVGVMDMTIKHGKRWSAAQAYLRPALSRPNLTAETGAMVTRLLFDKGRCIGVEYEQNGALIKVKAEREVILSGGAINSPQTLMLSGIGDETQLQSLGIPVVAHVPGVGQNLQDHLEFYVQQACAQPLTLYTYTKQPRKTLEGVKWFLNHDSGACRTAHLEAGGFIRTEAGVKHPDIQYHFLPSQVIDHGRVDPQLHAYQAHVGPMRPTSTGYLKILSRDPRKHPLLEPNYLATERDRWEMRQCVKLTREIFAQQAFDPFRGEELRPGPAVTSDEQIDAFIRERADSAYHPSCTCKMGADDDPMAVVNAEAQVRGVEGLRVVDASIMPSIVSGNLNAPTIMMAEKCADHILGVSMLPPSDAPVWIHPDYANKQR, encoded by the coding sequence ATGGCTGACAAGCAGTTTACCAATAGTTTTGATTACATCATCGTCGGGACCGGCTCCGCTGGGTGCGTACTGGCCAATCGCTTGTCCGAAAGCGGCAAGTTCAATGTGCTGGCGCTGGAAGCGGGCCGCAAAGACGATACCTGGAAGATTCACATGCCCGCCGCACTGACTTTCAATCTGGCGGACGACAAGTACAACTGGTATTACCACACCGAACCCCAGGCGTTCATGAACAATCGCCGCCTGTATTGGCCGCGGGGAAGAGTGTGGGGCGGCGGTTCCGCCCTCAACGCCATGGTGTATATCCGTGGACATGCGCTGGATTACGACCGCTGGGAAGAAGAAGGCGCCAAGGGCTGGGCGTATAAAGACGTGCTGCCTTATTTTCGTAAGGCGGAAACCCGTGAGCGCGGCGGCGACGCCTATCGCGGCAACGCCGGCCCTTTGAACGTGCATACCGGTGACGAAAAGAATCCCTTGTTCGACGCGTTCATCAAAGCAGGGATGGAAGCCGGCTATCCCTACACCGAAGACATGAACGGCTATCAGCAGGAAGGCGTGGGCGTGATGGATATGACCATCAAGCACGGCAAACGCTGGAGCGCAGCGCAGGCGTATTTGCGTCCGGCTTTATCTCGGCCCAACCTGACGGCCGAGACCGGCGCGATGGTGACCCGTCTGTTATTCGACAAAGGCCGCTGCATTGGCGTTGAGTACGAACAAAACGGCGCGCTGATCAAGGTGAAAGCGGAGCGTGAAGTCATTTTGTCCGGCGGCGCCATTAACTCGCCGCAGACGTTAATGCTGTCCGGCATCGGCGATGAAACACAGTTGCAGTCTCTGGGCATTCCAGTAGTTGCGCACGTTCCCGGCGTTGGCCAGAACCTGCAGGATCACCTGGAGTTCTATGTTCAGCAAGCGTGTGCGCAACCGTTGACTCTGTACACCTACACCAAGCAGCCCCGTAAGACACTGGAAGGCGTGAAGTGGTTCCTGAATCACGACAGTGGCGCCTGCCGCACCGCGCACCTGGAAGCGGGCGGTTTTATCCGCACTGAAGCGGGCGTGAAGCATCCGGATATCCAATACCACTTCCTGCCGTCGCAGGTGATCGACCACGGGCGCGTGGACCCGCAGCTGCACGCCTATCAGGCCCATGTGGGCCCTATGCGGCCAACGTCGACAGGTTATCTGAAGATTCTCTCCCGCGATCCGCGTAAGCATCCGCTGTTGGAGCCGAACTATCTGGCGACGGAGCGCGATCGCTGGGAAATGCGTCAGTGCGTGAAGCTGACCCGGGAGATTTTCGCGCAACAAGCGTTCGATCCATTCCGTGGCGAAGAGCTGCGTCCTGGCCCGGCGGTGACGAGCGACGAGCAAATAGATGCATTCATCCGTGAGAGGGCTGATAGCGCTTACCACCCCTCCTGTACCTGCAAAATGGGGGCGGATGACGACCCCATGGCGGTGGTGAATGCCGAGGCGCAAGTCAGAGGCGTTGAGGGGCTGAGGGTGGTGGATGCGTCCATCATGCCCAGTATCGT
- the betB gene encoding betaine-aldehyde dehydrogenase, which produces MSIPVYQSFVDGAYRASTSNETFDVVNPATGELIYRVEQACESLVQAAVESSQRGFAEWSAMTGMQRGRVLQKAVSLLRERNDELARIEVLDTGKPWQEASVVDVVTGADSIEFFAGLAASIEGNQQSLGEDFYYTRREPLGVCAGIGAWNYPLQIACWKSAPALAAGNAMVFKPSEETPLGALKLAEIFIEAGVPAGVFNVVQGDHRVGRMLTAHPGIAKVSFTGEVGTGKKVMADSAATLKDVTMELGGKSPLVIFNDCDLENAVSAALLGNFYTQGEVCTHGTRVFVHKEIYDRFLTRVKERVESNVRIGDPMHPDTNLGALISTPHLEKVMGYIELGKQQGARLICGGERVRPQGVEDGYFVAPTVFADCRDDMSIVREEIFGPVMSVLSFEDEEEVIRRANDTEYGLAAAVFTNDIRRAHRVIGRLQAGICWINSFGYSPAEMPVGGYKQSGIGRENGMATLNHYTQLKAVYVGMTDLESPF; this is translated from the coding sequence ATGAGCATTCCTGTTTATCAGTCTTTTGTTGACGGCGCTTATCGGGCGTCCACATCGAACGAGACCTTCGATGTGGTGAATCCCGCTACAGGCGAACTGATTTACCGCGTTGAACAGGCTTGCGAAAGTCTGGTGCAGGCGGCGGTGGAGTCATCGCAGCGCGGGTTTGCCGAATGGTCCGCGATGACCGGCATGCAACGGGGACGCGTGTTGCAGAAAGCCGTGTCCTTGTTACGGGAAAGAAACGACGAGCTGGCGCGCATCGAAGTATTGGATACCGGCAAGCCCTGGCAGGAAGCAAGTGTCGTGGATGTAGTGACCGGCGCTGACAGTATTGAGTTTTTCGCTGGTCTGGCGGCGTCTATCGAAGGTAATCAGCAATCCCTGGGCGAAGATTTTTACTACACGCGCCGGGAGCCGTTAGGCGTCTGCGCCGGCATCGGCGCCTGGAATTACCCCTTGCAGATCGCCTGTTGGAAATCTGCGCCCGCTTTGGCGGCGGGCAATGCGATGGTGTTCAAGCCTTCTGAGGAAACCCCGTTGGGCGCCTTGAAGCTGGCGGAGATTTTTATCGAGGCGGGCGTTCCCGCCGGCGTTTTCAACGTAGTGCAGGGCGATCATCGCGTGGGTCGCATGCTGACCGCCCACCCGGGTATCGCCAAAGTCTCCTTCACCGGTGAAGTGGGAACAGGCAAGAAGGTGATGGCGGACTCCGCCGCCACCCTGAAAGACGTAACCATGGAGTTGGGCGGCAAGTCTCCGCTGGTGATTTTTAATGATTGCGATCTGGAAAACGCCGTCTCCGCCGCCCTGCTCGGAAACTTCTACACCCAGGGCGAAGTCTGCACCCACGGCACGCGCGTGTTTGTGCACAAAGAGATTTACGACCGTTTTCTGACGCGAGTGAAAGAGCGCGTCGAAAGTAATGTGCGCATTGGCGACCCCATGCATCCCGACACCAATCTGGGGGCGTTGATCTCCACGCCGCACCTGGAAAAAGTCATGGGCTACATCGAACTGGGCAAACAGCAAGGCGCAAGGCTCATCTGCGGCGGCGAGCGGGTGCGCCCGCAAGGTGTAGAGGACGGCTATTTCGTCGCCCCCACGGTATTCGCCGACTGTCGCGATGACATGAGCATCGTGCGGGAAGAGATATTCGGGCCCGTCATGAGTGTGCTCAGCTTTGAGGACGAAGAAGAAGTCATTCGGCGCGCCAACGATACGGAATATGGTCTGGCCGCCGCAGTGTTCACCAATGACATCCGTCGCGCCCACCGTGTGATCGGCAGGCTGCAGGCGGGGATCTGCTGGATTAACAGCTTTGGCTATTCGCCGGCGGAGATGCCGGTAGGCGGCTACAAGCAATCCGGCATCGGCCGCGAAAACGGCATGGCCACCCTGAATCATTACACCCAACTGAAGGCCGTCTACGTCGGCATGACGGACCTGGAATCACCTTTTTGA
- the betI gene encoding transcriptional regulator BetI, whose product MPKIVVEAEKKEQLIEATLKSVEAYGIQGTTINSISRYAGVSTGIISHYFGGKQALMEATVRYLLGALKESLLKELAKSTNGSPHSRLLSIVEANFSKLQVSERAAKTWMAFWAQAMHDPRLARLQRVNERRLFSNLKVSLREILPPSQVEDQAHAIAALIDGLWLRSALSSGGLSVVQAERICKNYVSELFEGKHKA is encoded by the coding sequence ATGCCCAAAATCGTCGTCGAAGCAGAGAAAAAAGAGCAGCTTATCGAGGCCACCCTTAAGTCCGTGGAGGCTTATGGCATTCAGGGCACGACTATTAACTCCATCAGTCGTTATGCAGGGGTCTCCACCGGCATCATCAGTCATTACTTCGGTGGTAAGCAGGCGCTGATGGAGGCCACCGTGCGCTATCTGCTGGGGGCGCTAAAAGAGTCCCTGCTGAAAGAACTGGCCAAATCCACGAACGGCTCGCCTCACAGCCGCCTTCTTTCCATTGTCGAAGCCAACTTCAGCAAGCTGCAGGTCAGCGAGCGCGCGGCGAAAACCTGGATGGCCTTCTGGGCTCAGGCGATGCATGACCCGCGACTGGCTCGATTACAAAGGGTCAATGAACGGCGATTGTTCTCCAATTTGAAAGTAAGCCTGCGGGAAATCCTGCCGCCTTCCCAGGTCGAGGATCAGGCCCACGCCATCGCCGCCCTGATCGATGGTTTGTGGCTGCGCAGCGCGCTCAGTTCCGGCGGATTGTCCGTCGTACAGGCGGAGCGCATTTGTAAGAACTACGTAAGTGAGTTGTTTGAAGGAAAACACAAAGCATGA
- a CDS encoding helix-turn-helix domain-containing protein yields the protein MRWNEIQDIPCSIARTLSVIGDRWTLLVIREAFLGVRRFEQFQKRLEITRHRLSDRLNKLVESGVLRKALYQESPARYEYRLTRKGMDLYPVILAMAGWGDKYMAGDAGPPVEYVHLGCGKKMTATLICSECGEPIDAKSVKPMLGPGLNALAKKAGE from the coding sequence ATGCGCTGGAATGAAATCCAAGATATCCCTTGTTCAATCGCACGCACTTTATCTGTCATCGGCGACCGCTGGACCCTGCTGGTCATTCGCGAAGCGTTTCTGGGCGTGCGTCGTTTTGAGCAGTTTCAAAAGCGCCTGGAGATCACGCGCCATCGCCTGTCGGATCGACTGAATAAGCTGGTGGAGAGCGGCGTGCTGCGTAAAGCGCTGTACCAGGAGAGCCCGGCCCGTTATGAGTATAGGCTCACCCGCAAGGGGATGGATTTGTACCCCGTAATTCTCGCTATGGCGGGGTGGGGCGACAAATATATGGCCGGCGATGCGGGTCCGCCGGTGGAGTATGTCCACCTGGGCTGCGGCAAGAAGATGACGGCCACGCTGATCTGCTCTGAATGTGGCGAACCGATTGACGCCAAGTCTGTGAAACCTATGCTGGGTCCTGGGCTCAACGCATTGGCGAAGAAGGCTGGCGAGTAA
- a CDS encoding molybdopterin-dependent oxidoreductase, which produces MPGDKTVEEPADQQEWRPTACILCSINCGLEMQVDQGRIVKVRGDKLAPNSEGYICQKAAKLDHYQNHPARLRQPLKRLPNGDYAPISWDAAIAEITTRMRDIKAQHGGGAFAYYGGGGQGNHLGGSYSGALRAALETPYLYTALAQEKTGDFWVNGKLFGRESCFVLEGMEHSDYCIVLGANPYMAHGVRKTRDLLKAYKKDPNRTLVVVDPRVSETAKEADIHLRVRPGMDAYLLSAIIAVIFQEALEDKEFLRQHTHGYDELRRHFIDLPVEQYATTAGVDPDLARQVARGFAAAKSATVRADLGIQHSLHSTLNSYLEKLLFLVTGNFNKQGGNHLMAQFAPLIGHSKADDQKTAVTGMYGIAKLFPPNILPQEIDSDHPDRIRALVVDSANPALSAADTEAYRRAFEKLELMVVIDVAMTETARHAHYILPADSQFEKVESTYFTFGFPTSYYHLRRPILPRSGDTLPEPEIYRRLLVGLGAIPNRFPLLEKAAKLDRRLPFSRAFPLALAAALKRHPQWRKYVPVILYATLGKALPEGMQSAAAIWGVCQMYAAKFGSQVRRTGLQGKGYALGLALFNRFLESPRPAPIATFKVEETWNLIKTRDSKINLYIPELTEWLDRLKTEALSEDRDYPFILAAGERRAYNANQIYRGPEWRKTDKEGVLRIHPSDLAKLGLVSGDKVRCRSRRGAVEAIASADESVLPGVLTLPHGFGMLYEDEQGRQLRNGPAINMLTDTDHCDPIAKTPYHKYVPVALEAAEA; this is translated from the coding sequence ATGCCTGGCGACAAGACCGTTGAAGAGCCCGCAGACCAACAAGAGTGGCGGCCTACCGCATGCATTCTATGCAGCATCAACTGCGGCCTGGAGATGCAGGTGGACCAAGGACGCATCGTCAAGGTCAGGGGCGATAAGCTGGCGCCGAATTCAGAGGGCTACATCTGCCAGAAAGCCGCCAAACTTGATCACTACCAGAATCACCCGGCCCGTCTGCGACAACCTCTAAAACGCTTACCAAACGGCGATTACGCCCCTATCTCCTGGGATGCAGCCATCGCCGAGATCACCACACGCATGCGCGACATAAAGGCCCAACATGGCGGCGGCGCATTCGCCTATTACGGAGGCGGCGGTCAGGGCAATCACCTGGGAGGCAGTTATTCCGGCGCATTGCGGGCGGCGCTGGAAACGCCCTACTTATACACCGCGCTGGCGCAGGAAAAGACCGGGGATTTCTGGGTAAACGGAAAACTGTTCGGCCGCGAAAGCTGCTTTGTGCTGGAAGGGATGGAACACTCCGATTACTGCATCGTGCTGGGCGCCAACCCTTATATGGCCCACGGCGTGCGCAAAACCCGGGACCTGCTGAAAGCCTACAAGAAAGATCCCAACCGCACCCTGGTCGTCGTTGATCCGCGCGTCAGCGAAACCGCCAAAGAGGCGGACATTCATTTGCGGGTGCGTCCGGGGATGGACGCTTACCTGCTTTCCGCCATTATCGCCGTCATTTTTCAGGAAGCGTTGGAAGACAAAGAATTCCTGCGCCAACACACTCACGGCTACGACGAATTGCGCCGTCATTTCATCGACCTGCCGGTAGAGCAATACGCCACCACCGCCGGCGTAGATCCCGACCTGGCGCGGCAGGTCGCCCGCGGATTCGCCGCCGCCAAATCCGCGACGGTCAGAGCGGATCTCGGCATTCAACACAGCTTACACAGCACACTGAATTCCTATCTGGAAAAGCTATTGTTTCTGGTGACCGGCAACTTCAACAAGCAGGGCGGCAATCATTTGATGGCCCAATTCGCCCCGTTGATCGGCCATTCCAAAGCTGATGATCAGAAAACCGCCGTCACGGGTATGTACGGCATCGCCAAACTGTTCCCGCCAAACATTTTGCCGCAGGAAATCGATAGTGATCATCCTGACCGCATCCGCGCCTTGGTGGTGGATAGCGCCAATCCCGCCTTATCCGCCGCTGACACAGAGGCCTATCGGCGCGCGTTCGAGAAACTGGAACTGATGGTGGTGATTGACGTGGCGATGACCGAAACCGCCCGCCATGCGCACTACATATTGCCAGCGGACAGCCAGTTTGAAAAAGTGGAGTCCACCTATTTCACATTCGGTTTCCCCACCAGCTATTACCATCTGCGTCGCCCCATACTGCCACGCAGTGGCGATACGCTTCCCGAGCCAGAAATCTACCGACGTCTGTTGGTGGGCCTGGGGGCCATTCCCAACCGCTTCCCGCTACTGGAAAAGGCGGCCAAACTGGACCGTAGACTTCCCTTCAGCCGCGCCTTTCCATTAGCGCTGGCGGCGGCGTTGAAACGCCACCCACAGTGGCGCAAGTACGTCCCAGTCATTTTATACGCCACCCTCGGCAAGGCGCTGCCGGAAGGCATGCAGTCCGCAGCGGCGATCTGGGGCGTCTGCCAGATGTACGCCGCCAAGTTCGGTTCGCAAGTCCGACGCACGGGGCTGCAAGGCAAAGGCTACGCATTGGGGCTGGCGCTGTTCAACCGTTTCCTGGAGAGTCCCAGACCTGCGCCTATCGCCACCTTCAAGGTGGAGGAAACCTGGAATCTGATTAAGACCAGGGACAGCAAAATAAACCTGTATATACCCGAACTGACTGAGTGGCTGGATCGTTTGAAAACAGAGGCCCTCAGTGAAGATAGGGATTACCCGTTCATCCTCGCCGCCGGCGAACGCCGCGCCTATAACGCCAACCAGATCTATCGCGGACCGGAGTGGCGCAAAACGGATAAGGAAGGCGTATTGCGCATTCATCCGTCCGATCTGGCCAAACTGGGGCTGGTTTCCGGGGATAAAGTGCGCTGCCGTTCCCGACGTGGCGCGGTGGAAGCCATCGCCTCCGCGGATGAGAGCGTTCTCCCTGGCGTGCTGACCTTGCCTCACGGCTTCGGCATGCTCTATGAGGATGAACAGGGAAGGCAGTTGCGCAATGGTCCGGCGATCAATATGCTCACCGACACAGATCACTGCGATCCCATCGCCAAGACGCCCTATCACAAATACGTGCCAGTTGCGTTGGAAGCGGCGGAAGCCTGA
- a CDS encoding alpha/beta fold hydrolase yields the protein MSANIPLVVAPSKPLREPQAPFALKAMRWAIRAYARISSQGAGRMLNRLWFTPQRYGLGSRFDALLDKADVFMNLKVGALTIPVYSWGTGPVVLCAHGWSGSGVQFGAMVKPLVEHGYRVVAFDAPGHGRAQGVRTNVLQMQDAILQVAAQTLGVHAVVAHSLGSIATALAVRQGLLTNKVIMLAPPADMRVVLDVFQQRLQVPDAVMLAHCKLMEQEFGDDIWDRLSLMKNVPLIQAEGMIVSDIDDAEVPAAYGEALALKWRGSRFLQTAGLGHYRVLRDESVIDEVVKFINRLPD from the coding sequence ATGTCTGCGAATATTCCCCTGGTTGTCGCCCCGTCCAAGCCTCTGCGCGAACCGCAGGCTCCCTTCGCCTTGAAAGCTATGCGTTGGGCGATTCGTGCGTACGCCCGCATATCCTCTCAAGGCGCTGGCCGCATGCTTAACCGTCTGTGGTTCACACCGCAGCGTTATGGTCTGGGCTCGCGTTTTGACGCCCTGTTGGATAAGGCGGATGTGTTTATGAACCTGAAGGTGGGCGCGTTGACTATCCCGGTTTATAGCTGGGGAACAGGCCCGGTGGTGTTGTGCGCGCACGGCTGGTCCGGCTCCGGCGTGCAGTTTGGCGCGATGGTGAAACCCTTGGTGGAACATGGGTATCGAGTGGTGGCCTTTGACGCGCCCGGTCATGGACGGGCTCAGGGCGTGCGCACCAATGTGCTGCAGATGCAGGATGCGATCCTGCAAGTGGCGGCGCAGACATTGGGCGTGCACGCGGTGGTCGCCCATTCTCTGGGTTCTATCGCCACCGCCCTGGCGGTGCGGCAAGGGCTGTTGACCAATAAAGTCATTATGCTGGCGCCGCCGGCGGACATGCGGGTGGTATTGGATGTGTTCCAGCAGCGCCTACAGGTTCCAGACGCCGTCATGCTCGCACATTGCAAACTGATGGAGCAGGAGTTTGGCGACGATATTTGGGACCGTTTGTCGTTGATGAAAAACGTTCCACTCATCCAGGCGGAAGGGATGATCGTATCAGATATAGACGATGCGGAAGTTCCCGCTGCGTACGGTGAAGCGCTGGCGCTCAAATGGCGCGGCAGTCGTTTCTTACAGACCGCGGGTTTGGGCCATTACCGGGTATTGCGGGATGAAAGCGTCATCGACGAAGTTGTGAAGTTCATAAACCGACTCCCTGATTAA
- a CDS encoding GlxA family transcriptional regulator, translated as MKIVLLALPHCAAASVHGILDIFITANYCHARLSGAAGKRLQEPYFNIKVVSQNDQPVIAYNGMAIAPNAAFGSVEPDLIIVASAIEAITAGAALPEHLAQFHEAYEWLRNHAQRGAVIASACTGSFVLAEAGLLEGKTVTTHWRAAEHFRQRYPDIRLDIDRLLIDSGDIICAGGATAYIDLSFHLIERFAGQGLASAVSKLHLFDSKRQQQTPYITFYGYKSHKDNAVKKAQEWMESHYAEHFSVDDVAALAGLGGRTFKRRFKEATGENPINYLQQLRVEAVKHQLETTLKSSNEIIWEVGYEDISSFRRLFKRATGCTMEQYRKRFSYVTPPRVGVPALEGRI; from the coding sequence ATGAAGATCGTTTTACTCGCCCTTCCCCACTGCGCCGCCGCCTCTGTGCATGGCATTCTGGATATATTCATTACGGCGAATTACTGTCACGCCCGACTGTCCGGCGCTGCCGGTAAACGTCTCCAGGAGCCTTACTTCAACATCAAAGTCGTGTCGCAGAACGACCAGCCCGTTATCGCCTATAACGGCATGGCTATTGCGCCGAATGCGGCTTTCGGGTCAGTAGAGCCGGATCTCATCATCGTCGCCTCCGCAATTGAAGCCATCACTGCCGGCGCCGCCCTGCCTGAACATCTGGCGCAATTTCATGAGGCTTACGAGTGGCTCCGCAACCACGCCCAACGCGGCGCAGTGATCGCCAGCGCCTGCACCGGCAGTTTCGTTCTGGCCGAAGCCGGACTCCTGGAAGGCAAAACCGTCACCACGCACTGGCGCGCCGCAGAGCATTTCCGCCAGCGTTACCCGGACATCAGATTGGACATAGATCGATTGCTCATCGATAGCGGCGACATCATCTGCGCGGGCGGCGCCACCGCCTATATCGACCTCAGTTTTCATCTGATCGAACGCTTCGCAGGTCAGGGACTGGCGTCCGCGGTGTCCAAACTGCACCTGTTCGATAGCAAACGCCAGCAACAAACGCCTTACATCACCTTCTATGGCTACAAGTCCCACAAAGACAACGCCGTAAAAAAAGCGCAGGAGTGGATGGAGTCTCACTACGCCGAACACTTTTCCGTGGACGATGTGGCGGCCTTGGCCGGCCTGGGAGGACGTACATTCAAACGCCGCTTCAAGGAAGCCACCGGCGAGAACCCGATCAATTACCTGCAACAATTACGGGTGGAAGCGGTGAAGCACCAATTGGAGACGACGCTCAAGTCGTCGAATGAAATCATTTGGGAGGTCGGTTACGAGGATATCAGTTCGTTCCGGCGACTCTTTAAACGAGCCACCGGATGCACGATGGAGCAATACCGCAAACGCTTCAGTTATGTGACGCCGCCGCGGGTAGGCGTCCCGGCTCTGGAAGGACGTATTTAG
- a CDS encoding sensor histidine kinase, protein MDSFRKYSFQRCIKFTVLVALFGFAVSFFVHQYQVLANSIKVSNQTSGLINRQHISVLLGRGNFVHIEDALAQLVKESPLLFAYVLDADGKVAAASHKSAAVDVPCCYDWENLEAGAFKFEGAPTAPFEAVADGVSFIRKVTPVLEHSSGEQIGSLVTFLVPRLIKREHLVDTLIISSMALIFILATGVALSLLLSRALTAPVRELTRFVDSVDDTEAKEELNRLGAHQFAGSNIMEIRQLLQSFLAYREKILDHKNILEAQVRERTHALEVAVEENRMLGKTLRTALEDERKLIAQEIHDNFNATLVAIKMYSQKIEQLAREGGEDAQIASMGGKITSIVTDAYSSARSLVSRLRPEIIDTLGLSGALEELVNNYNQSSSGCSFMLSIGDHCDNLDEERNIGIYRIVQEAVTNAVKHAAAKEVAISLHRPKDYELVIQDDGVGFKPSQEKDAGIGLISMRERAMSLGGRFESENTQAGARIKVSIPA, encoded by the coding sequence ATGGATAGTTTTAGAAAGTACTCGTTTCAGCGTTGCATCAAGTTTACGGTTCTGGTCGCTTTGTTTGGATTCGCGGTTTCCTTTTTCGTACACCAGTATCAGGTGCTGGCGAACTCGATCAAGGTCTCCAATCAGACTTCCGGGTTGATTAACCGGCAGCATATTTCCGTGCTGCTTGGACGGGGCAACTTTGTCCATATTGAAGACGCTTTGGCGCAATTGGTTAAGGAAAGCCCTCTTCTGTTCGCCTATGTGCTGGACGCCGACGGCAAGGTGGCGGCGGCCAGTCACAAGTCCGCCGCGGTTGACGTTCCCTGCTGCTACGACTGGGAGAACCTTGAGGCTGGCGCATTTAAGTTCGAGGGAGCGCCCACGGCTCCTTTTGAGGCGGTAGCGGATGGCGTTTCCTTTATTCGCAAAGTGACGCCGGTGCTTGAGCACTCCTCGGGAGAACAAATCGGTTCGTTGGTGACATTTCTGGTTCCCAGGCTGATCAAACGAGAACACCTTGTGGACACCCTGATTATCAGCTCCATGGCGTTGATTTTTATCCTGGCGACCGGTGTGGCGCTTTCGTTGCTACTGTCGCGGGCGCTAACCGCTCCGGTAAGGGAGCTGACGCGGTTTGTTGACTCCGTGGACGACACTGAAGCCAAGGAAGAACTGAATCGACTGGGGGCGCACCAGTTCGCCGGCAGCAACATTATGGAAATACGGCAGTTGCTGCAGTCGTTTTTGGCCTATCGCGAGAAAATTCTCGACCACAAAAACATCCTTGAGGCGCAGGTGAGAGAGAGAACTCACGCGCTTGAAGTGGCGGTTGAGGAAAATCGCATGCTCGGCAAGACGCTGCGCACTGCGTTGGAAGACGAGCGTAAATTGATCGCTCAGGAAATTCACGACAACTTCAACGCCACCCTGGTCGCTATCAAAATGTACTCTCAGAAAATTGAGCAGTTGGCCCGGGAAGGCGGCGAAGACGCGCAGATCGCCAGCATGGGCGGGAAAATTACATCCATCGTTACGGATGCTTACAGCTCGGCCAGAAGCCTGGTTTCCCGGCTGCGGCCTGAGATTATCGATACGCTGGGCTTGAGTGGCGCTCTGGAAGAGCTGGTGAACAATTACAATCAGTCTTCAAGTGGGTGTTCGTTTATGTTGTCGATTGGCGATCACTGCGACAACTTGGATGAAGAGCGCAACATCGGCATTTATCGTATTGTGCAGGAAGCCGTCACTAATGCGGTCAAGCATGCCGCGGCGAAAGAAGTGGCGATTTCCTTACATCGTCCCAAGGATTATGAATTGGTGATTCAGGACGATGGCGTGGGCTTTAAGCCTTCACAGGAAAAGGACGCGGGCATTGGGCTGATCTCCATGCGCGAACGCGCCATGAGCTTGGGCGGACGCTTCGAGTCGGAAAACACGCAAGCGGGCGCCCGCATCAAAGTGTCTATTCCAGCCTAA
- a CDS encoding MBL fold metallo-hydrolase translates to MKNLLIVGNGEAFSEECNTSFLLQSADGSILIDCGYQVPPRLWAGDLHQNIDLVLLTHHHADHSFGVVPLLVRYLEEKRTRPLKIWGPAGTESFIKSLLEHGYPGVPKYFKYTIEFAEFGALDSKKYGDVSIRCAPTVHSIPNLLYRLDFDGRSFSISGDGKLTPEAVELIQGVELHLQEVYELNNNIPSHYSFSEVLQLAQSDVAASVGVTHMCRNEISVITETYDKLVRENEIEKDKLFITRSGQTFEF, encoded by the coding sequence ATGAAGAATTTGCTGATTGTCGGTAATGGAGAGGCCTTCTCGGAAGAGTGCAACACCTCGTTCCTGTTGCAGTCCGCCGATGGCTCCATTCTTATCGACTGCGGTTATCAGGTTCCGCCCCGCTTATGGGCGGGCGATTTGCATCAGAACATTGATCTGGTGCTGCTGACCCACCACCATGCGGATCACTCCTTCGGAGTCGTACCTTTGTTGGTCCGCTATCTGGAAGAAAAAAGAACCCGCCCTCTGAAGATCTGGGGACCTGCGGGCACGGAAAGTTTCATTAAAAGTCTTCTTGAGCACGGCTATCCCGGCGTGCCCAAGTATTTCAAGTACACGATTGAGTTCGCCGAGTTTGGCGCCCTGGACAGTAAAAAATACGGGGATGTTTCCATTCGCTGCGCGCCCACCGTACACTCTATCCCGAACTTATTGTATCGACTGGATTTTGACGGCCGTTCCTTCTCTATCTCTGGAGACGGCAAGCTGACGCCGGAAGCCGTTGAGCTGATTCAAGGCGTCGAACTGCATTTGCAGGAAGTCTACGAGCTTAACAACAATATCCCCAGTCACTATTCATTCAGCGAAGTGCTGCAACTCGCTCAATCCGACGTGGCCGCCAGTGTTGGCGTCACCCATATGTGCCGGAATGAAATCAGCGTCATTACTGAGACCTATGATAAGTTAGTAAGGGAGAATGAGATTGAAAAGGACAAACTGTTTATCACCCGTTCGGGGCAAACTTTCGAGTTTTAA